The following are encoded together in the Bradymonas sediminis genome:
- a CDS encoding pyruvate dehydrogenase complex dihydrolipoamide acetyltransferase encodes MAEVITMLALSPTMDEGTLAEWTIKEGDVVEEGQVIAEVETDKATMEMESFFEGTLLKLLVAAGDAVPVGDAMAIVGEAGEDISALLKELEGGGAAAPAQADEAPAEELPAEDAADDGAAAAKPAKGGASDGRVKSSPLARRMAEDAGIELSEIEGSGPSGRVIKRDVEAAMESQGAKKAAPAPKAASAAASADGLAAGTQVPLSQMRKTIAKRLQSVWQSTPHFTLTMDIDMAAAMAKRKEINAGLKAANINAKVSVNDMIVKACAVALQEYPAMNVSYQDDHLLQFDEVHVGVAVAIEEGLITPTIRFANEKGLRKISEEVRELAGRAQDKKLKPEEYTGGTFTVSNLGMFGIDHFMAIINPPQAGILACGAVKKTPVVNDDGELEVGTRMKVTLSCDHRAVDGATGAEFLTHVKRLLETPLLLMV; translated from the coding sequence ATGGCCGAAGTTATCACGATGCTTGCGTTGAGCCCCACCATGGATGAGGGGACCCTGGCCGAGTGGACGATCAAAGAGGGCGACGTCGTCGAAGAAGGCCAGGTGATCGCCGAGGTCGAGACCGACAAGGCGACCATGGAGATGGAATCCTTCTTCGAGGGGACGCTGCTTAAATTATTGGTGGCCGCCGGTGACGCGGTGCCCGTGGGCGACGCGATGGCGATCGTTGGCGAGGCAGGCGAGGATATCTCGGCGCTGCTCAAGGAGCTTGAGGGTGGTGGCGCGGCGGCGCCGGCGCAGGCTGACGAGGCGCCCGCTGAAGAGTTGCCCGCTGAAGATGCCGCCGACGATGGCGCAGCGGCGGCGAAGCCCGCCAAAGGCGGCGCGTCTGATGGGCGTGTGAAGTCGAGCCCGTTGGCGCGGCGCATGGCCGAAGACGCCGGCATTGAGCTCAGCGAGATTGAAGGCAGCGGGCCGTCGGGTCGCGTGATTAAGCGCGACGTCGAGGCGGCCATGGAGAGCCAGGGCGCCAAGAAGGCTGCGCCGGCGCCCAAGGCTGCGAGCGCTGCCGCCTCGGCCGACGGCCTGGCCGCCGGGACGCAGGTCCCGCTGTCGCAGATGCGCAAGACGATCGCCAAGCGCCTTCAAAGCGTGTGGCAATCGACGCCGCATTTCACGCTGACCATGGATATCGACATGGCGGCGGCGATGGCCAAGCGAAAAGAAATCAACGCCGGGCTCAAGGCCGCCAATATCAACGCCAAGGTCTCGGTCAACGATATGATCGTCAAGGCGTGCGCGGTCGCGCTGCAGGAGTACCCGGCGATGAACGTCTCGTACCAAGACGACCATCTGCTGCAATTTGACGAGGTGCATGTCGGCGTGGCCGTGGCTATCGAAGAGGGCCTGATTACGCCGACTATCCGCTTCGCCAATGAGAAGGGTCTGCGCAAGATCTCCGAAGAGGTCCGTGAGCTCGCCGGGCGCGCGCAGGATAAGAAGCTTAAGCCCGAAGAATATACCGGCGGCACCTTCACGGTGAGCAACCTCGGCATGTTCGGCATCGACCATTTCATGGCGATCATCAACCCGCCCCAGGCCGGTATTCTGGCGTGTGGTGCGGTCAAGAAGACGCCGGTGGTCAACGACGACGGCGAGCTTGAGGTGGGCACGCGCATGAAGGTCACGCTGTCGTGTGACCACCGCGCGGTGGACGGCGCCACGGGCGCTGAATTCCTCACCCACGTCAAGCGTTTGCTCGAGACGCCGTTGCTGCTGATGGTATGA
- a CDS encoding GtrA family protein: MADRALLGITFLTVARVKRLVKFGLVGVSGVFVNLVVFEALFRLGAFPFSLANAAGIALSIFTNFLLNDAWTWGDRKKGARRRDWFARVGKYYISAAAAAGVQLAVAWAMNHYLLGPIQLDLPAALGGAGQSVDISPTLAVLSGIIVGMGINFLAGHLWAFRDIEDAAE, translated from the coding sequence GTGGCGGATCGCGCCCTTTTGGGCATCACCTTTTTGACCGTCGCGCGGGTCAAGCGCCTGGTCAAATTTGGGCTCGTCGGGGTCAGCGGCGTCTTCGTCAACCTGGTGGTCTTCGAGGCGCTATTTCGCCTGGGCGCCTTCCCTTTTTCGCTCGCCAATGCCGCCGGTATCGCGCTGAGCATCTTCACTAATTTCCTCCTAAATGACGCCTGGACCTGGGGCGACCGCAAAAAAGGCGCGCGTCGCCGCGACTGGTTCGCGCGTGTGGGAAAATATTATATCAGCGCCGCCGCCGCCGCCGGGGTTCAATTGGCCGTGGCCTGGGCGATGAACCACTATCTGCTGGGCCCAATCCAGCTCGACCTGCCGGCGGCGCTGGGCGGCGCCGGTCAAAGCGTAGATATCTCCCCGACCCTCGCGGTCCTCAGCGGCATCATCGTTGGGATGGGGATCAACTTTCTCGCAGGCCACCTCTGGGCCTTTCGCGATATCGAGGACGCCGCAGAATGA
- a CDS encoding pyruvate dehydrogenase complex E1 component subunit beta, with product MRKILFREALREAMVEEMERDDSVFLMGEEVAEYNGAYKVSQGMLDQFGAKRVIDTPIAELGFAGLGIGAAMVGLKPIVEMMTFNFAILALDQVVNTAAKMRYMSGGALSCPIVIRGAGGAGGALGAQHSQSLEAQYAHIPGLKVMMPATPYDAKGMLKTAIRDPDPVIFIEGEILYGTEGEVPEEEYLIPMGKGDIKRGGKDVTLIAWSRMVHLCLDAAEELAKEGIDAEVIDLRTIRPFDREMIAESVKKTNRAVIVEEGWPMASVGGAVSDWIARELFDYLDAPVGRIHQRDVPMPYAYNLEAATLPKVEDVIAAVKKATYTKS from the coding sequence ATGCGGAAAATCTTATTTAGAGAAGCGCTTAGAGAAGCGATGGTCGAGGAGATGGAGCGCGATGATAGCGTCTTCCTCATGGGTGAAGAGGTCGCCGAATATAACGGCGCCTATAAAGTCAGCCAGGGGATGCTCGATCAATTTGGCGCAAAACGCGTCATCGACACGCCGATCGCCGAGCTTGGCTTTGCCGGTCTGGGCATTGGCGCGGCGATGGTCGGCCTCAAGCCCATCGTCGAGATGATGACCTTTAACTTCGCCATCCTCGCCCTGGACCAGGTCGTGAACACCGCGGCGAAGATGCGTTATATGTCGGGCGGCGCCTTGAGCTGCCCGATCGTGATCCGGGGCGCCGGCGGCGCCGGTGGCGCGCTCGGCGCGCAGCACTCGCAGTCGTTGGAGGCGCAATACGCGCATATTCCGGGGCTCAAAGTCATGATGCCCGCCACGCCCTATGACGCCAAGGGTATGCTCAAGACCGCCATCCGCGACCCGGACCCGGTCATCTTTATCGAGGGTGAGATTCTCTACGGTACCGAGGGCGAGGTGCCCGAGGAAGAGTATCTGATCCCGATGGGCAAGGGTGATATCAAGCGCGGCGGCAAAGACGTCACGCTGATCGCCTGGAGCCGCATGGTCCACCTGTGCCTGGACGCCGCAGAGGAGCTGGCCAAAGAGGGGATCGACGCCGAGGTCATCGACCTTCGCACGATTCGTCCCTTCGACCGCGAGATGATCGCCGAGTCGGTTAAGAAGACCAACCGCGCGGTGATCGTCGAAGAAGGTTGGCCGATGGCGTCGGTGGGCGGCGCGGTCAGCGATTGGATCGCGCGCGAGCTGTTCGATTATCTCGACGCCCCGGTGGGCCGCATCCACCAGCGCGACGTGCCGATGCCCTACGCCTATAACCTGGAGGCGGCGACGCTTCCCAAGGTCGAAGACGTGATTGCCGCGGTCAAGAAGGCGACCTACACGAAGAGTTAA
- the pdhA gene encoding pyruvate dehydrogenase (acetyl-transferring) E1 component subunit alpha, protein MAKKGSKKPTESGEKKTGEMPKLDAKIGKRLRKELGDDRLVEMYDLMVRMRRFEEQAGRSYQMGKIKGFCHLYIGQEAVAAGSIGALKDRDYVVAGYREHAQAMARGMEENDIMAELYGKASGVSKGKGGSMHLFDVDKKFYGGWGIVGGQIPTATGVAFAAKYREEDAVCIVYMGDGTVPQGAFHESLNLASIWDLPVVYIIENNGYGMGTAVNRISAVEDMSTKAASFNMKGVRVEDAQDVFKVYETISEAVEYARKENRPTLVQLDTYRYRGHSMSDPATYRTKDEVTREQQRDPIQRFTQWLVENKIRTEDELKEIDAQAKAKAKAAAKHADGEDFPSLDALTEDVYVEWPWAFD, encoded by the coding sequence ATGGCTAAAAAAGGGTCTAAAAAACCAACCGAGTCCGGCGAGAAGAAGACGGGCGAGATGCCGAAGCTTGACGCCAAGATCGGCAAGCGCTTGCGCAAAGAACTCGGCGACGACCGGCTTGTTGAGATGTACGATCTGATGGTGCGCATGCGCCGCTTCGAGGAGCAGGCGGGGCGTTCCTATCAGATGGGCAAGATCAAGGGTTTTTGTCATCTCTATATCGGCCAGGAAGCCGTGGCCGCCGGGTCGATCGGCGCGCTTAAAGACCGCGACTACGTCGTCGCCGGCTACCGCGAGCACGCCCAGGCGATGGCGCGCGGCATGGAGGAGAACGACATCATGGCCGAGCTATACGGCAAGGCCAGCGGCGTCTCCAAGGGCAAAGGCGGCTCGATGCACCTATTCGACGTGGACAAGAAGTTCTACGGCGGCTGGGGCATCGTGGGCGGCCAGATTCCCACCGCGACCGGCGTCGCCTTTGCGGCCAAATACCGCGAAGAAGACGCGGTCTGCATCGTCTATATGGGCGACGGCACCGTCCCCCAGGGCGCGTTCCACGAGTCGTTAAACCTCGCCTCCATCTGGGATCTCCCGGTGGTTTATATCATCGAGAATAACGGCTACGGCATGGGCACCGCGGTGAATCGCATCAGCGCGGTCGAAGATATGTCGACCAAGGCCGCCAGCTTCAATATGAAGGGTGTGCGGGTCGAGGACGCTCAGGACGTCTTCAAGGTCTACGAGACCATCTCGGAGGCCGTGGAGTACGCGCGCAAAGAAAACCGCCCGACCCTGGTTCAGCTCGACACCTACCGCTACCGCGGCCACTCCATGAGTGACCCGGCGACCTATCGCACCAAAGATGAGGTCACCCGCGAGCAGCAGCGCGACCCGATTCAGCGCTTCACCCAGTGGTTGGTCGAAAATAAAATTCGCACCGAAGACGAGCTCAAGGAGATCGACGCCCAGGCCAAGGCCAAGGCGAAGGCCGCGGCCAAACACGCCGACGGCGAAGACTTCCCGAGCCTCGATGCGCTCACCGAAGATGTCTACGTGGAGTGGCCCTGGGCGTTTGACTGA
- a CDS encoding patatin-like phospholipase family protein: MSRFGRHFVRIRELKAFERRFISLVVDHPRVFHARDEALFRYALNLAQVNLFRTPEGQDISLKEEVNGLRRWMIESLVPLLPEDAEPEVGSLRELAPVLSLRVERTREKLLARHVSDFGPEHLDAELRQKKLVMVLGGGGGAGLSHLGVFSLFKELGVAPELIVGSSMGAIMGLLRAIDKTYDPVAAALALPKSLNYNEIFRPFTGHSRYGFPGAFHMNLMRIGRQIFQDLLGKPVISFSELPIKFEIVVCGIARGYEIDEDEYRQDEGIVRPNGMSPLETTRKLKLFFKALRQLSKNPRFLNEIVFGRDALTRDFPVVEALGFSCAVPGLLHYDIFHDDPATINPLNDLFERDNLLRLCDGGVINNVPSQVAWESVQSGSIGTRNALIAAFDPFAPVARGRNLLWIPIQQIARLGVITNQPYADFHTTFRTPPNPLHILVNSYSRLKGIIASARNELEADSRYMARALEELPPYGSWKIHQPLAREES; the protein is encoded by the coding sequence TTGAGCCGTTTCGGCCGACATTTTGTCCGCATCCGCGAACTAAAAGCCTTCGAGCGCCGCTTTATCTCGCTGGTGGTCGACCATCCCCGCGTATTCCACGCGCGGGATGAGGCGCTGTTTCGCTATGCGCTCAACCTCGCCCAGGTCAACCTCTTCCGCACCCCCGAAGGCCAGGACATCAGCCTGAAGGAAGAGGTCAACGGCCTGCGCCGCTGGATGATCGAGTCCCTGGTGCCGCTGCTACCCGAGGACGCCGAGCCCGAAGTAGGCTCGCTTCGCGAGCTCGCCCCGGTGCTCTCCCTGCGCGTCGAGCGCACCCGCGAGAAACTCCTCGCCCGCCACGTCTCCGACTTTGGCCCCGAACACCTGGACGCCGAGCTTCGCCAGAAGAAGTTGGTCATGGTGCTCGGCGGCGGCGGCGGCGCGGGGCTGTCGCACCTGGGCGTCTTCTCGCTCTTTAAGGAATTGGGCGTCGCCCCTGAGCTCATCGTCGGCAGCTCCATGGGCGCCATCATGGGCCTATTGCGCGCCATCGATAAGACCTACGACCCGGTCGCGGCCGCCCTCGCCCTGCCTAAGTCACTCAATTATAACGAGATCTTTCGCCCCTTCACCGGGCATTCGCGCTACGGCTTCCCCGGCGCCTTCCATATGAACCTGATGCGCATCGGCCGCCAGATCTTCCAGGACCTGCTGGGCAAGCCGGTGATCTCTTTCTCGGAGTTGCCGATCAAATTTGAGATCGTGGTCTGCGGCATCGCCCGCGGCTATGAGATCGACGAGGACGAGTACCGCCAGGACGAAGGCATCGTGCGCCCCAACGGGATGTCCCCGCTGGAGACCACCCGGAAGCTGAAATTATTTTTCAAAGCGCTGCGCCAACTCAGCAAGAATCCGCGCTTCCTCAACGAGATCGTCTTCGGCCGCGACGCGCTCACCCGCGATTTTCCGGTGGTCGAGGCGCTCGGGTTCTCCTGCGCGGTGCCGGGCCTGCTGCATTACGATATTTTTCACGACGATCCCGCCACCATCAATCCGCTCAACGACCTCTTCGAGCGCGATAATCTGCTGCGCCTATGCGACGGCGGCGTCATCAATAACGTCCCCTCCCAGGTCGCCTGGGAGTCGGTCCAATCCGGCAGCATCGGCACACGAAACGCGCTCATCGCCGCCTTCGACCCCTTCGCCCCGGTCGCCCGCGGGCGAAACCTGCTGTGGATCCCGATCCAGCAGATCGCGCGCCTGGGCGTCATCACCAACCAGCCCTACGCCGACTTCCACACGACCTTCCGCACCCCGCCAAACCCCCTGCATATCCTGGTCAATAGCTATTCGCGCCTCAAGGGCATCATCGCCTCGGCGCGCAATGAGCTCGAGGCCGACTCGCGATATATGGCGCGCGCCCTCGAGGAACTTCCGCCCTACGGCTCCTGGAAAATTCACCAGCCCCTGGCCCGCGAAGAGTCCTAA
- a CDS encoding GNAT family N-acetyltransferase produces MAIQHITAPQYAPPEVLTEDSTAEAMAFLSVDIPLNLFQLSWLENYGIDSPRKADAFVFLGVRTTRGRLAGVALLVGRSLLLVHSPEAGAAEALGRWVRGQEVHLDHLVSDTPSVDAFWRGYAHADAHLEDPPAPLQAQTHRAQMLYTLERHRWNYCNTLPERAAAGVHPRLARLDEIDAVFLASVRMHREETNIDPLEDDPDAFRRHVAHRISNGRCYVHFDAHRRLLFKAELSAHSRFGAQVSGVYTDPICRQKGIATAALFDICKQLFEGGARRVTLYVNDDNEAAHRVYRKVGFVPHAPYQTIFV; encoded by the coding sequence ATGGCCATTCAGCATATCACCGCGCCGCAATATGCCCCGCCCGAGGTCCTCACCGAGGACAGCACGGCCGAGGCGATGGCCTTCTTGAGCGTCGACATTCCGCTGAACCTCTTCCAGTTGAGCTGGCTGGAGAATTACGGCATCGACTCCCCCCGAAAAGCCGACGCCTTCGTCTTTTTGGGCGTGCGCACCACCCGGGGAAGGCTGGCCGGCGTGGCGCTGCTGGTGGGGCGAAGCCTGCTGCTGGTTCATAGCCCAGAAGCCGGCGCGGCCGAGGCGCTCGGGCGCTGGGTGCGCGGCCAAGAGGTCCACCTGGACCACCTGGTCTCGGACACCCCGAGCGTCGATGCGTTCTGGCGAGGCTACGCCCACGCCGACGCACACCTCGAGGACCCACCGGCCCCGCTCCAGGCCCAAACCCACCGCGCTCAGATGCTCTACACCCTCGAGCGCCACCGCTGGAACTATTGCAACACCCTGCCCGAGCGCGCCGCCGCCGGCGTGCACCCGCGCCTCGCCCGACTCGACGAGATCGACGCCGTCTTCCTCGCCAGCGTGCGCATGCACCGCGAGGAGACAAATATCGACCCGCTCGAAGACGATCCCGACGCCTTTCGCCGCCACGTCGCCCATCGCATCAGCAACGGGCGCTGCTACGTGCACTTCGACGCGCACCGCCGCCTGCTGTTTAAGGCAGAGCTGTCGGCCCACTCGCGCTTCGGCGCGCAGGTCTCGGGCGTGTATACCGACCCGATTTGCCGGCAAAAAGGCATCGCGACCGCCGCGTTATTTGACATCTGCAAGCAGTTATTCGAGGGTGGGGCCCGAAGAGTCACGCTCTATGTGAACGACGACAACGAAGCTGCTCACCGCGTATATCGCAAGGTGGGCTTTGTGCCCCACGCGCCCTACCAAACCATCTTTGTCTAA
- a CDS encoding cold-shock protein produces the protein MSQKIQGRVKWFNEDKGYGFIERDDGGEDVFLHFSALSQSGFKTIAEDAAVEFEVEPGPKGPKAANVIQL, from the coding sequence ATGTCGCAGAAAATTCAAGGTCGAGTGAAGTGGTTTAACGAAGACAAAGGTTACGGTTTTATCGAGCGCGATGACGGCGGCGAAGACGTATTCCTTCACTTCAGTGCGTTGTCGCAAAGCGGCTTCAAGACGATCGCAGAAGATGCGGCCGTCGAATTCGAAGTCGAGCCGGGACCGAAAGGACCGAAGGCTGCCAACGTCATTCAGCTTTAA
- a CDS encoding Mrp/NBP35 family ATP-binding protein: MKDDFSIKGEVIAVLEAIEDPTQGKNLLDAHMIEQVDVQSGVVDITVLVELGRTREERFSLEDSIYNKVEEIAGVNEVKVKLTTPKAVAQQKNADPLPEPKQPAAAKPKAAAIPQAEPIQGVGKVIAVASGKGGVGKSTVAVNLALGLRDLGYRVGVLDIDIYGPSLPTLLGLMSRPSVSERQIVPLQTQGLRIMSLGFLMEDDTPVIWRGPIVTGIIRQFLRDVDWSGLDYLIIDMPPGTGDAQLALAQTVPVDGAVIVTTPSKLALIDAARGLEMFRTLNIDVLGIVENMSEFVTPTGEVFKIFGDGGVEEEAKRLDTTVLASIPLDPAVRSGGDEGSPVVASAPDSPAAKSFLALAENVAKQRPIQPGEESADGKKKGLFSFLKS, encoded by the coding sequence ATGAAAGACGATTTCTCGATTAAAGGTGAAGTTATCGCGGTCCTCGAGGCCATCGAAGACCCCACGCAGGGCAAAAACCTGCTCGACGCGCATATGATCGAACAGGTCGACGTGCAAAGCGGCGTGGTCGACATCACGGTCCTGGTCGAATTGGGCCGAACCCGCGAAGAGCGCTTCAGCCTGGAAGACTCGATCTATAATAAGGTCGAAGAGATCGCCGGGGTCAACGAGGTCAAGGTCAAGCTGACCACGCCTAAAGCCGTGGCTCAACAGAAAAACGCCGACCCGCTCCCCGAGCCCAAACAACCCGCCGCCGCCAAGCCCAAAGCCGCCGCCATCCCGCAAGCCGAGCCGATCCAGGGCGTGGGCAAAGTCATCGCCGTGGCCTCGGGAAAAGGCGGCGTCGGCAAATCGACGGTCGCCGTGAACCTCGCGCTGGGACTGCGCGACCTCGGCTACCGCGTCGGCGTGCTCGACATCGACATCTACGGCCCCAGCCTGCCGACCCTGCTCGGGTTGATGAGCCGCCCGAGCGTCTCCGAGCGCCAGATCGTGCCGCTGCAGACCCAGGGACTGCGCATCATGAGCCTGGGCTTCTTGATGGAAGACGACACCCCGGTTATCTGGCGAGGACCGATCGTCACCGGGATTATCCGTCAGTTCTTGCGCGACGTGGACTGGAGCGGGCTTGACTACCTCATCATCGATATGCCCCCGGGAACCGGTGACGCCCAGCTCGCCCTGGCCCAGACCGTCCCGGTCGACGGCGCGGTCATCGTCACCACGCCCTCCAAGCTCGCCCTGATCGACGCGGCGCGCGGCCTCGAGATGTTCCGCACCCTTAATATCGACGTGCTCGGCATCGTCGAGAATATGTCCGAGTTCGTTACCCCCACCGGCGAAGTCTTCAAGATCTTCGGCGACGGCGGCGTCGAGGAAGAGGCCAAACGCCTGGACACCACCGTGCTCGCCTCGATCCCGCTGGACCCGGCGGTGCGCTCCGGCGGCGACGAGGGCAGCCCGGTCGTGGCCTCCGCTCCCGACAGCCCGGCCGCCAAGAGCTTCCTCGCCCTGGCCGAAAACGTCGCCAAGCAGCGGCCCATTCAGCCCGGCGAAGAATCCGCCGACGGCAAGAAGAAGGGACTCTTCTCCTTCCTCAAGAGCTAA
- a CDS encoding Fur family transcriptional regulator: protein MASPNDTHSGHTPEELKAAMEAFHQRLRDAGLKSTRQRDVIVELFFTLDKHITADELLDEVREIQPRIGYATVYRTLKLLVEQDLALPKDFGDGQTRYDPIFDQDPGHDHIICVNCRKIAEFSDDIINTRIQEIAEEIGFTLRRKKLELYAECHNPECVAAQKDKK from the coding sequence ATGGCCAGCCCGAACGACACACATTCAGGTCACACCCCCGAGGAACTCAAAGCCGCGATGGAGGCATTCCATCAGCGCCTGCGAGACGCCGGTCTCAAGTCGACCCGGCAGCGAGACGTCATCGTCGAGCTCTTTTTTACCCTCGACAAACACATCACCGCCGACGAGCTGCTCGATGAGGTGCGCGAAATCCAGCCGCGCATCGGCTACGCCACGGTCTACCGCACGCTCAAGCTGCTGGTCGAGCAGGACCTCGCGCTGCCCAAAGACTTCGGTGACGGCCAAACCCGCTACGACCCGATCTTCGACCAGGACCCCGGCCACGACCATATTATCTGCGTCAATTGCCGCAAGATCGCCGAGTTTAGCGACGACATCATCAACACCCGCATCCAGGAAATCGCCGAGGAGATCGGTTTTACGCTGCGGCGCAAAAAACTCGAACTCTACGCCGAATGCCATAATCCTGAGTGCGTCGCCGCCCAAAAAGACAAAAAATAA
- the rpsU gene encoding 30S ribosomal protein S21, producing MSRDELGPIEVEVRDNNINRALNRLKREIGREGVSRELKRRRFHEKPSVAKRRKQREAERRRRKEERRERRRDNRRG from the coding sequence ATGTCCAGAGATGAATTAGGACCCATTGAGGTTGAAGTTCGGGATAACAATATCAACCGCGCGCTCAACCGTCTCAAACGAGAGATCGGCCGCGAAGGCGTCAGCCGCGAGCTGAAGCGTCGTCGTTTCCACGAGAAGCCCAGCGTCGCCAAGCGTCGCAAGCAGCGTGAAGCTGAGCGTCGTCGTCGCAAAGAAGAGCGCCGTGAGCGTCGTCGTGACAACCGTCGCGGCTAA
- a CDS encoding thrombospondin type 3 repeat-containing protein: protein MKRKITTLLAGLFVASAMACTGDTVSDTHSTSNNCPSGQHRNPVSGACTPNNSGDTDAGGITDGSGGDGDTNPNVNNNPDPSTLEDWEDEDGDGVVNRLDNCPFHSNPDQLDSDGDGVGDACDNCVSVANADQADSNGDGVGDACSDSDQLYDASKDHDGDGVPTVDDNCPDVANPDQLDSDGDGLGDACDNCPFVANYDQTDTSGNGTGDACEIAPAGPICATQESEFVQVNPNIYIVLDRSGSMNSTRMNAAKSALNTMADELASTVNFGILAYPGGNNACSSSGQELLDMGSHTASSVKSSYSSVYGNDGTPTGGALYQIRNNSLYDIPGDSLNDLRPKVVVLITDGDPNGGSCGNGSAQGHAVAGAQALYNDNIPVHVIGYQDGNPTYLNQIAQAGGTNSFVRAGNATQLVNELRLISENVISCSYTLNETPQDPNKIWVEINGTPVPEGGANGFDYDAGSNSLSLFGTACDTLKNTPASAPTPLKISLGCASTCEDISEEVCDYTDNNCNGIIDEGCGSCSPEICDGIDNNCDGVVDEGCPECSFFGETCASSAECCDGTCTDNVCTPPCRPTGVTCESNSDCCAGSCAADREGNKVCILG from the coding sequence ATGAAACGCAAGATAACAACCCTTCTTGCCGGACTTTTCGTCGCGTCCGCGATGGCGTGTACCGGTGACACGGTGAGCGATACGCACTCAACCAGCAACAACTGCCCTAGCGGGCAGCACCGCAACCCGGTCAGCGGGGCCTGCACTCCGAATAACTCGGGAGACACCGACGCCGGCGGCATCACCGACGGGTCGGGCGGCGATGGGGACACCAACCCCAACGTCAACAATAACCCCGACCCCTCGACGCTCGAGGACTGGGAGGATGAGGACGGCGACGGCGTCGTAAACCGCCTGGATAACTGCCCCTTCCACAGCAACCCCGACCAGCTCGACAGCGACGGCGACGGCGTGGGTGACGCCTGCGACAACTGCGTCAGCGTGGCCAACGCCGACCAGGCCGACAGCAACGGCGACGGCGTGGGCGACGCCTGCTCGGACTCTGACCAACTCTACGACGCGAGCAAAGACCACGACGGCGACGGCGTGCCGACCGTCGACGATAATTGCCCTGACGTGGCCAACCCCGACCAGCTCGACAGCGACGGCGACGGCCTGGGCGACGCCTGCGATAACTGCCCCTTCGTGGCCAACTACGACCAGACCGACACCAGCGGCAACGGCACCGGCGACGCCTGCGAGATCGCTCCCGCCGGCCCCATCTGCGCCACCCAGGAGAGCGAGTTCGTCCAGGTCAACCCCAATATCTATATCGTATTGGACCGCTCCGGCTCGATGAATAGCACCCGCATGAACGCCGCCAAATCGGCGCTCAACACCATGGCCGACGAATTGGCGTCCACCGTTAACTTCGGCATCCTGGCCTATCCCGGCGGCAACAACGCATGCAGCAGCTCGGGACAGGAGCTCCTGGATATGGGCTCGCACACCGCCAGCTCCGTCAAATCATCCTATTCCTCGGTCTACGGCAACGACGGCACCCCGACCGGTGGCGCGCTCTATCAGATCCGCAATAATAGTCTCTATGACATCCCTGGCGACAGCCTCAATGACCTTCGCCCGAAGGTCGTCGTGCTCATCACCGACGGTGACCCCAACGGCGGCTCCTGCGGCAACGGCAGCGCCCAGGGACACGCGGTCGCCGGCGCCCAGGCGCTGTATAACGACAATATTCCGGTGCACGTCATCGGCTACCAGGACGGTAACCCGACCTACCTCAACCAGATCGCCCAGGCCGGCGGGACCAACAGCTTTGTGCGCGCGGGCAACGCCACCCAACTGGTCAACGAGCTTCGCCTGATCTCGGAGAACGTCATCTCCTGCTCCTACACCCTCAACGAGACCCCGCAGGACCCCAACAAGATCTGGGTCGAGATCAACGGCACCCCGGTCCCCGAGGGCGGCGCCAACGGCTTCGACTACGACGCCGGCAGCAACTCGCTGTCCCTCTTTGGCACGGCCTGCGACACCCTCAAGAATACGCCGGCCAGCGCGCCGACCCCGCTTAAGATTTCGCTGGGTTGCGCGAGCACCTGCGAGGATATCAGCGAGGAGGTCTGCGACTATACCGACAATAACTGCAACGGTATTATCGACGAGGGCTGCGGCTCCTGCTCGCCGGAGATCTGCGACGGCATCGACAACAACTGCGACGGCGTCGTCGACGAAGGTTGCCCCGAGTGCTCGTTCTTCGGCGAGACCTGCGCGAGCTCCGCGGAGTGCTGCGACGGCACCTGTACCGACAACGTCTGCACCCCGCCGTGTCGCCCCACCGGCGTCACCTGCGAGTCCAACAGCGACTGCTGCGCCGGCTCCTGCGCGGCTGACCGCGAAGGCAATAAGGTCTGCATCCTGGGCTAA